One genomic segment of Mycolicibacterium psychrotolerans includes these proteins:
- the dnaN gene encoding DNA polymerase III subunit beta — translation MATTTAGLTDLKFRLSREEFADAVAWVARNLPSRPTVPVLAGVLLTGSDEGLTISGFDYEVSAEVQIAAEIASPGSVLVSGRLLSDIVRALPAKPVDVSVEGTRVALTCGSARFSLPTMAVEDYPTLPTLPDETGVISADLFAEAIGQVAVAAGRDDTLPMLTGVRVEISGEKVVLAATDRFRLAVRELTWSTSTPGVEAAVLVPAKTLAEAAKAGTDGNEVHLSLGSGPTVGKEGLLGIRSKGKRSTTRLLDAEFPKFRQLLPTEHTAVATIGVAELTEAIKRVALVADRGAQVRMEFADDVLRLSAGADDVGRAEEDLPVEFSGDPLTIAFNPTYLTDGLGSLRTERVTFGFTTPSRPAVLRPAGQDEAGAGGSGPFPAAQTDYVYLLMPVRLPG, via the coding sequence GTGGCGACGACAACGGCAGGTCTCACGGACTTGAAGTTCCGGTTGAGCCGCGAGGAGTTCGCCGACGCGGTGGCCTGGGTCGCGCGTAATCTCCCGTCGAGGCCGACGGTGCCCGTGCTCGCCGGTGTGCTGCTGACCGGCTCCGATGAGGGGCTCACCATCTCCGGCTTCGACTACGAAGTCTCGGCCGAGGTGCAGATCGCCGCCGAAATCGCTTCTCCGGGAAGCGTTTTGGTGTCCGGTCGGCTGCTGTCCGACATCGTGCGCGCGCTCCCGGCCAAGCCGGTCGACGTCAGCGTCGAAGGCACTCGCGTCGCCCTGACCTGCGGCAGCGCCCGCTTCTCGCTGCCGACCATGGCCGTCGAGGACTACCCGACGCTGCCCACCCTGCCCGACGAGACCGGCGTGATCTCGGCCGACCTGTTCGCCGAGGCCATCGGCCAGGTCGCGGTCGCCGCCGGCCGGGACGACACCCTGCCGATGCTGACCGGCGTCCGCGTCGAGATCTCCGGCGAGAAAGTGGTTTTGGCCGCCACCGACCGGTTCCGCCTGGCCGTGCGCGAACTGACGTGGTCGACGTCCACCCCCGGTGTCGAGGCCGCGGTTCTGGTGCCGGCCAAGACGTTGGCCGAGGCCGCCAAGGCCGGGACCGACGGCAACGAGGTGCATCTGTCACTCGGATCCGGTCCGACAGTCGGCAAAGAGGGGCTGCTGGGCATCCGCAGCAAGGGCAAGCGCAGCACCACACGGCTGCTGGACGCAGAGTTTCCGAAGTTCCGCCAGCTGCTGCCCACCGAGCACACTGCGGTGGCGACCATCGGTGTCGCCGAACTGACCGAGGCGATCAAACGCGTGGCACTGGTCGCCGACCGTGGAGCGCAGGTGCGGATGGAGTTCGCCGACGACGTGCTGCGGTTGTCGGCCGGCGCCGACGACGTGGGCCGGGCCGAGGAGGACCTGCCGGTCGAGTTCTCCGGCGATCCGCTGACCATCGCGTTCAACCCCACCTACCTCACCGACGGTCTGGGCTCGCTTCGTACCGAGCGCGTGACGTTCGGCTTCACCACACCCAGCCGGCCCGCGGTGCTGCGTCCGGCCGGTCAAGACGAGGCCGGTGCCGGCGGGTCCGGACCGTTCCCGGCCGCGCAGACCGATTACGTCTATCTGCTGATGCCGGTGCGCCTTCCCGGCTGA
- the rnpA gene encoding ribonuclease P protein component has translation MLPAQNRMTRSTEFGATVSRGTRAAQPDLVVYCLRSDQTEETGPRIGLVVSKAVGNAVQRHQVSRRLRHVARTVLPDLDSADRVVIRALPGSRRAISPRLEQELRTALQRIRTRTGASS, from the coding sequence GTGCTTCCGGCGCAGAACCGGATGACGCGGTCGACCGAGTTCGGTGCCACAGTGAGTCGAGGGACGCGGGCGGCGCAGCCCGACCTCGTCGTGTACTGCCTGCGTTCTGATCAGACCGAGGAAACCGGACCCCGGATCGGCTTGGTGGTCTCCAAGGCGGTCGGCAATGCTGTGCAGCGGCACCAGGTATCACGCCGGTTGCGGCATGTGGCGCGCACCGTGCTACCTGACCTGGACTCCGCGGATCGCGTCGTCATCCGTGCGCTGCCGGGTAGCCGGCGGGCGATCTCCCCGCGACTGGAACAGGAACTGCGCACCGCGCTGCAGCGGATCCGGACCCGCACCGGAGCGTCCTCGTGA
- a CDS encoding DUF721 family protein: MTDGDEPVEPPAHLAHLKGMDLVRRALEEARGAAREQGKNVGRGRTSPAPRRTGGAASRRRWSGPGPDSRDPQPFGAASSEVARSRGWSGRVAEGAVFGRWREVVGDQIADHAAPASLNEGVLTVSAESTAWATQLRMVQAQLLAKIAAAVGDGVVTSVKIVGPVGPSWRKGPYRVPGRGPRDTYG; this comes from the coding sequence ATGACCGACGGCGACGAACCGGTGGAGCCCCCGGCGCATCTCGCCCATCTCAAGGGGATGGATCTGGTGCGCCGCGCCCTGGAGGAAGCCCGGGGAGCGGCCCGCGAGCAGGGTAAGAACGTTGGCCGCGGCCGGACGTCGCCGGCACCGCGGCGCACGGGCGGGGCCGCAAGCAGGCGCCGGTGGTCCGGGCCGGGACCCGACAGCAGGGATCCCCAACCGTTCGGGGCGGCCAGTAGTGAGGTCGCGCGCAGCCGGGGATGGTCCGGCCGGGTCGCCGAAGGTGCTGTGTTCGGGCGCTGGCGGGAGGTCGTAGGTGATCAGATCGCCGACCACGCCGCTCCGGCCTCACTCAACGAAGGTGTGCTCACGGTGTCGGCGGAGTCGACGGCGTGGGCGACCCAGCTGCGCATGGTGCAGGCCCAGCTGCTGGCCAAGATCGCCGCGGCGGTCGGCGACGGTGTCGTGACCTCGGTGAAGATCGTCGGGCCCGTCGGGCCGTCCTGGCGCAAGGGCCCCTACCGGGTGCCGGGACGTGGCCCCCGCGACACCTATGGATGA
- the gyrB gene encoding DNA topoisomerase (ATP-hydrolyzing) subunit B: MAAQKKNGPTEYGADSIKVLEGLEAVRKRPGMYIGSTGERGLHHLIWEVVDNAVDEAMAGFATKVDVRILEDGGVQVTDDGRGIPVAMHSTGIPTIDVVMTVLHAGGKFEEGAYQVSGGLHGVGVSVVNALSTRLEADIRKDGHEWFQTYDRSVPGTLRQGEKTNTTGSTIRFWADPDIFETTNYDFETIARRLQEMAFLNKGLTIELTDERVAPEEVVDDVVSDHAEAPKSAEEKAAEQSAPQKVKHRVFHYPGGLVDFVKHINRTKTAIQPSVIDFDGKGPGHEVEIAMQWNAGYSESVHTFANTINTHEGGTHEEGFRAALTSVVNKYAKDKKLLKEKDPNLTGDDIREGLAAVISVKVSQPQFEGQTKTKLGNTEVKSFVQKICNEQLTHWFEANPAEAKTVVNKAVSSAQARMAARKARELVRRKSATDIGGLPGKLADCRSTDPSKSELYVVEGDSAGGSAKSGRDSMFQAILPLRGKIINVEKARIDRVLKNTEVQAIITALGTGIHDEFDIAKLRYHKIVLMADADVDGQHISTLLLTLLFRFMKPLVENGHIFLAQPPLYKLKWQRSEPEFAYSDRERDGLLEAGRAAGKRINVEDGIQRYKGLGEMDAKELWETTMDPSVRVLRQVTLDDAAAADELFSILMGEDVEARRSFITRNAKDVRFLDV, from the coding sequence GTGGCTGCCCAGAAGAAGAATGGTCCGACCGAGTACGGCGCCGACTCGATCAAGGTCCTCGAAGGTCTGGAAGCGGTCCGCAAACGTCCGGGCATGTACATCGGGTCGACCGGCGAGCGCGGCCTGCACCACCTGATCTGGGAGGTCGTGGACAACGCCGTCGACGAGGCGATGGCCGGCTTCGCCACCAAGGTCGACGTGCGGATCCTCGAAGACGGCGGAGTCCAGGTCACCGACGACGGCCGTGGCATCCCCGTCGCGATGCACTCCACCGGAATCCCCACCATCGACGTCGTGATGACCGTGCTGCACGCCGGCGGCAAGTTCGAGGAGGGTGCCTACCAGGTGTCCGGCGGTCTGCACGGCGTCGGCGTGTCCGTGGTGAACGCGTTGTCCACGCGGCTCGAGGCCGATATCCGCAAGGACGGCCACGAGTGGTTCCAGACCTACGACCGCTCGGTGCCGGGAACGCTGCGGCAGGGCGAGAAGACCAACACGACCGGCAGCACCATCCGGTTCTGGGCCGACCCGGACATCTTCGAGACCACGAACTACGACTTCGAGACGATCGCCCGTCGACTGCAGGAGATGGCCTTCCTGAACAAGGGGCTGACCATCGAGCTCACTGACGAGCGGGTGGCTCCTGAAGAGGTGGTCGACGACGTCGTCAGCGACCACGCCGAGGCCCCCAAGTCCGCCGAGGAGAAGGCGGCCGAACAGTCGGCCCCGCAGAAGGTCAAGCACCGGGTGTTCCACTACCCCGGGGGGCTGGTCGATTTCGTCAAGCACATCAACCGCACCAAGACCGCGATCCAGCCAAGCGTCATCGACTTCGACGGCAAGGGCCCCGGTCACGAGGTCGAGATCGCGATGCAGTGGAACGCCGGCTACTCGGAGTCGGTGCACACGTTCGCGAACACGATCAACACCCACGAGGGCGGCACCCACGAAGAGGGTTTCCGGGCCGCGCTCACGTCGGTGGTCAACAAGTACGCCAAGGACAAGAAGCTGCTCAAGGAGAAGGATCCGAACCTCACCGGTGACGACATCCGCGAGGGCCTGGCCGCGGTCATCTCGGTGAAGGTGTCCCAGCCGCAGTTCGAGGGTCAGACCAAGACCAAGCTGGGCAACACCGAGGTCAAGTCCTTCGTCCAGAAGATCTGCAACGAGCAGCTCACCCACTGGTTCGAGGCCAATCCGGCCGAGGCGAAAACCGTTGTCAACAAGGCGGTTTCGTCGGCGCAGGCCCGCATGGCGGCGCGTAAGGCGCGTGAGCTGGTGCGCCGCAAGAGTGCCACCGACATCGGCGGACTGCCCGGCAAGCTGGCCGACTGCCGCTCGACCGATCCGAGCAAGTCCGAACTGTATGTGGTGGAGGGCGACTCGGCCGGTGGTTCGGCCAAGAGCGGCCGGGACTCGATGTTCCAGGCGATCCTGCCGCTGCGCGGCAAGATCATCAACGTCGAGAAGGCCCGCATCGACCGCGTGCTGAAGAACACCGAAGTCCAGGCGATCATCACCGCTCTGGGCACCGGTATCCACGACGAGTTCGACATCGCCAAGCTGCGCTACCACAAGATCGTGCTGATGGCCGACGCCGACGTGGACGGCCAGCACATCTCGACGCTGCTGCTGACCCTGCTGTTCCGGTTCATGAAACCGCTTGTGGAGAATGGCCATATCTTCCTGGCGCAGCCTCCGCTGTACAAGCTGAAGTGGCAACGCAGCGAGCCGGAGTTCGCATACTCCGATCGCGAGCGCGACGGCCTGCTCGAGGCCGGGCGCGCGGCCGGCAAGCGGATCAACGTCGAAGACGGCATCCAGCGCTACAAGGGTCTGGGCGAGATGGATGCCAAGGAACTGTGGGAGACCACGATGGATCCGTCGGTGCGGGTGCTGCGTCAGGTGACGCTCGACGACGCCGCCGCGGCCGACGAACTGTTCTCGATCCTGATGGGTGAAGACGTCGAAGCACGACGCAGCTTCATCACCCGCAACGCCAAAGACGTTCGCTTCCTTGACGTTTAA
- the rpmH gene encoding 50S ribosomal protein L34, with product MAKGKRTFQPNNRRRARVHGFRLRMRTRAGRAIVSDRRRKGRRSLTA from the coding sequence GTGGCCAAGGGCAAGCGGACCTTCCAGCCCAACAACCGCCGCCGGGCCAGGGTGCACGGTTTCCGGTTGCGGATGCGCACGCGCGCGGGCCGCGCGATCGTGTCCGATCGGCGCCGCAAGGGCCGTCGTTCTCTGACTGCGTGA
- a CDS encoding Jag family protein — MTNSEAVTTDETTVEETVEEAAEPTTNLEDKLVAEGEIAGDYLEELLDLLDFDGDIDLDVEGDRAVVSIDGGGDLTKLVGRKGEVLDALQELTRLAVHQKTGERSRLMLDIAQWRQRRRDELAALGNKVAQRVLETGEREELSPMTPFERKIVHDAVAGVAGVHSESEGVEPSRRVVVLVD, encoded by the coding sequence ATGACGAATTCAGAAGCTGTGACCACGGACGAGACGACCGTCGAGGAGACCGTCGAGGAGGCCGCCGAGCCGACGACGAATCTCGAGGACAAGTTGGTCGCCGAAGGCGAGATCGCCGGCGACTACCTCGAGGAGCTGTTGGATCTGCTCGATTTCGACGGCGACATCGACCTGGACGTCGAGGGCGACCGTGCGGTCGTGAGCATCGACGGGGGGGGAGACCTGACGAAACTGGTCGGCCGGAAGGGCGAGGTGCTCGACGCGCTGCAGGAGCTGACCCGGCTCGCGGTGCATCAGAAGACCGGCGAGCGGAGCCGGCTGATGCTCGACATCGCGCAGTGGCGTCAGCGCCGGCGCGACGAGCTGGCCGCGCTCGGCAACAAGGTGGCCCAGCGGGTGCTGGAGACCGGCGAGCGCGAGGAGCTCTCTCCGATGACGCCGTTCGAGCGCAAGATCGTGCACGACGCCGTAGCGGGTGTCGCGGGCGTGCACAGCGAGAGCGAGGGCGTCGAGCCGTCGCGTCGCGTCGTCGTGCTCGTCGACTGA
- the dnaA gene encoding chromosomal replication initiator protein DnaA produces the protein MTADPDPPFVSIWNNVVTELNGDGSTANGSLTPQQRAWLKMVQPLVITEGFALLSVPTPFVQNEIERHLREPIVAALSRQLGQRVELGVRIADPEPAGGTDAHNGFTPAPAPHAADDDDDPNDLVDDDLAARASAEENWPRYFANRAQNTTSDDPTAINLNRRYTFDTFVIGASNRFAHAASLAIAEAPARAYNPLFIWGESGLGKTHLLHAAGNYAQRLFPGMRVKYVSTEEFTNDFINSLRDDRRASFKRTYRDIDVLLVDDIQFIEGKDGIQEEFFHTFNTLHNANKQIVISSDRPPKQLATLEDRLRTRFEWGLITDVQPPELETRIAILRKKAQMDRLDVPDDVLELIASRIERNIRELEGALIRVTAFASLNKTSIDKSLAEIVLRDLISDSSTMQISTAAIMAATAEYFETSVDELRGPGKTRALAQSRQIAMYLCRELTDLSLPKIGQAFGRDHTTVMYAEKKIRGEMAERREVFDHVKELTTRIRQRAKR, from the coding sequence TTGACAGCTGACCCCGACCCACCCTTCGTCTCCATCTGGAACAACGTGGTCACCGAACTCAACGGTGACGGCAGCACAGCCAACGGTTCCCTCACTCCGCAGCAGCGCGCATGGCTGAAGATGGTGCAGCCGCTCGTCATCACCGAGGGGTTCGCGCTGCTGTCGGTACCGACCCCGTTCGTGCAGAACGAGATCGAACGCCATCTGCGTGAGCCGATCGTCGCCGCCCTCAGCCGTCAACTCGGGCAGCGCGTCGAGTTGGGCGTGCGGATCGCCGACCCCGAACCGGCCGGCGGCACCGACGCGCACAACGGATTCACCCCGGCGCCCGCCCCACACGCCGCCGATGACGACGACGACCCCAACGACCTGGTCGACGACGACCTCGCCGCCCGGGCGAGCGCCGAAGAGAACTGGCCGAGGTACTTCGCCAACCGCGCGCAGAACACCACCAGCGACGATCCCACCGCGATCAACCTCAACCGGCGCTACACCTTCGACACGTTCGTGATCGGCGCATCCAACCGGTTCGCCCACGCCGCGTCGCTGGCCATCGCCGAAGCGCCGGCGCGCGCCTACAACCCGCTGTTCATCTGGGGCGAGTCCGGTCTGGGCAAGACCCATCTGCTGCATGCGGCCGGCAACTACGCCCAGCGGCTCTTTCCCGGGATGCGCGTCAAGTACGTCTCCACCGAGGAATTCACCAACGACTTCATCAACTCGTTGCGCGATGACCGACGGGCGTCGTTCAAACGCACCTACCGCGACATCGACGTGCTGCTCGTCGATGACATCCAGTTCATCGAGGGCAAAGACGGCATCCAGGAAGAGTTCTTCCACACGTTCAACACGCTGCACAACGCGAACAAGCAGATCGTCATCTCCTCGGACCGCCCGCCCAAACAGCTGGCCACGCTGGAGGACAGGCTCCGGACCCGCTTCGAGTGGGGCCTGATCACCGACGTCCAACCGCCCGAGTTGGAGACGCGCATCGCGATCCTGCGTAAGAAGGCGCAGATGGATCGCCTCGATGTGCCCGACGACGTGCTCGAGTTGATCGCCAGCCGCATCGAGCGCAACATCCGCGAACTCGAAGGCGCGTTGATCCGGGTGACCGCGTTCGCCTCGCTGAACAAGACCTCGATCGACAAGTCGCTGGCCGAGATCGTGCTGCGCGACCTGATCTCCGATTCGTCGACGATGCAGATCAGCACCGCGGCGATCATGGCGGCCACCGCGGAGTACTTCGAGACCAGCGTCGACGAGTTGCGGGGGCCCGGTAAGACCCGGGCACTGGCCCAGTCCCGGCAGATCGCGATGTATCTGTGCCGCGAGCTGACCGACCTGTCGCTGCCCAAGATCGGCCAGGCGTTCGGCCGCGACCACACCACGGTCATGTACGCGGAGAAGAAGATTCGCGGTGAGATGGCCGAGCGGCGTGAGGTGTTCGATCACGTCAAGGAACTCACCACCCGGATCCGGCAGCGCGCCAAGCGCTGA
- the gnd gene encoding phosphogluconate dehydrogenase (NAD(+)-dependent, decarboxylating) — MQLGLIGLGKMGFNMRARLREGGHDVVGYDPRPEVSDVASLADLAAALPAPRVVWVMVPSGTITDQTITELAQVLGDGDLVIDGGNSRYTEDAPHAKLLAEKGIAFIDAGVSGGIWGLNEGYGLMVGGDDADVARAMPIFDALRPPGPVEDGFVHVGPVGAGHFAKMVHNGVEYALMTAYAEGYEMLAAEDLVRDPQAVYQAWSNGTVVRSWLQQLLAKALKEDPGLNDISGYTEDSGEGRWTVEEAIRLRVPVPSIAAALFARFLSRQEDSPTMKAVAALRNQFGGHAVKRVSESG; from the coding sequence ATGCAGCTGGGTCTGATCGGCCTGGGCAAAATGGGGTTCAACATGCGGGCCCGTCTCCGCGAGGGTGGCCACGACGTCGTGGGTTACGACCCGCGACCCGAGGTCTCCGATGTCGCCTCGCTCGCCGACCTGGCTGCAGCGCTGCCCGCACCGCGGGTGGTGTGGGTGATGGTCCCGTCCGGAACGATCACCGATCAGACCATCACCGAGCTGGCCCAGGTGCTCGGTGACGGCGATCTGGTGATCGACGGCGGCAACTCCCGCTACACCGAGGACGCACCGCACGCGAAGTTGTTGGCGGAGAAGGGAATTGCGTTCATCGATGCCGGCGTGTCAGGCGGGATCTGGGGCCTGAACGAAGGGTATGGGCTGATGGTCGGCGGCGACGACGCCGACGTCGCGCGCGCCATGCCGATCTTCGATGCGCTGCGGCCGCCGGGTCCGGTCGAAGACGGATTCGTCCACGTCGGCCCGGTCGGTGCGGGGCATTTCGCCAAGATGGTGCACAACGGCGTGGAATACGCGTTGATGACGGCCTACGCCGAAGGCTACGAGATGCTGGCGGCCGAAGATCTGGTGCGCGATCCGCAGGCCGTGTACCAGGCGTGGTCCAACGGGACCGTGGTGCGGTCCTGGCTGCAGCAATTGCTGGCCAAGGCACTCAAGGAAGACCCGGGCCTCAACGACATCAGCGGCTACACCGAGGATTCCGGCGAAGGGCGATGGACCGTCGAAGAGGCGATCCGGCTGCGGGTGCCGGTGCCGAGCATCGCGGCGGCGTTGTTCGCGCGGTTCCTGTCGCGCCAGGAGGACTCCCCCACCATGAAGGCGGTGGCCGCCCTGCGCAACCAGTTCGGTGGCCATGCCGTCAAACGAGTGAGCGAATCCGGGTGA
- the recF gene encoding DNA replication/repair protein RecF (All proteins in this family for which functions are known are DNA-binding proteins that assist the filamentation of RecA onto DNA for the initiation of recombination or recombinational repair.) — protein MHVRRLALTDFRSWPRAELDLEPGRTVFVGPNGYGKTNLIEALWYSSTLGSHRVATDAPLIRAGADRAVISTIVVSEGRELAVDLDITSGRANKARLNRSPVRSAREILGVLRAVLFAPEDLALVRGDPGDRRRYLDELATTRRPRIAGVRADYDKVVRQRTALLKTASGARFRGDRSALDTLDVWDGHLASHGAQLISARVELVHELAPEVEKAYQLLAPSSRPASIRYRSGVEVVEAEAAAGNADAEVFEAALLDALSRRRDAELERGVCLVGPHRDDLDLRLGDQPTKGFASHGESWSMALALRLAAYELLRTEGSDPVLLLDDVFAELDTARREALAQVAATAEQVLVTAAVHDDIPADWDARRVEITMRDDDAGRISEVVR, from the coding sequence GTGCACGTACGTCGCCTGGCGCTGACAGACTTCCGGTCCTGGCCTCGGGCGGAACTCGACCTCGAGCCCGGCCGTACCGTCTTCGTCGGACCGAACGGTTACGGCAAGACGAATCTCATCGAGGCACTGTGGTATTCGTCGACGCTCGGGTCGCACCGGGTGGCCACCGACGCGCCCCTGATCCGCGCCGGTGCCGACCGTGCGGTGATCTCGACGATCGTCGTGAGCGAGGGACGCGAGCTCGCCGTCGATCTCGACATCACGTCGGGCCGTGCGAACAAGGCCCGGCTGAACCGCTCCCCCGTCCGGTCGGCCCGCGAGATCCTCGGCGTCCTGCGCGCGGTGCTCTTCGCTCCGGAGGACCTCGCGCTGGTCCGCGGTGATCCGGGTGACCGCAGGCGCTATCTCGACGAGCTGGCGACCACGCGGCGGCCCCGGATCGCCGGTGTGCGAGCCGATTACGACAAGGTCGTGCGCCAGCGGACCGCGCTGCTCAAGACCGCCTCCGGGGCCCGCTTCCGCGGTGACCGGAGCGCGCTCGACACCCTCGACGTCTGGGACGGTCACCTGGCTTCCCATGGTGCACAACTGATTTCGGCGCGTGTCGAGCTGGTCCACGAGCTCGCTCCCGAAGTGGAGAAGGCTTACCAGTTGCTGGCACCATCGTCGAGGCCCGCATCGATCAGGTATCGCAGCGGCGTCGAGGTTGTCGAGGCCGAGGCGGCCGCCGGCAACGCCGACGCCGAGGTGTTCGAGGCCGCGCTGCTGGATGCGCTGAGCCGTCGCCGCGACGCCGAACTCGAGCGCGGCGTGTGCCTTGTCGGACCCCACCGGGATGATCTGGACCTGAGGCTGGGTGACCAACCGACCAAAGGCTTTGCCAGTCACGGCGAATCGTGGTCGATGGCACTGGCGTTGCGGCTGGCCGCCTATGAACTGTTGCGCACGGAAGGGAGCGATCCGGTGCTGCTGCTCGACGACGTGTTCGCCGAACTCGACACCGCGCGCCGCGAAGCGCTCGCCCAGGTGGCCGCGACGGCCGAACAGGTGCTGGTGACCGCGGCCGTGCACGACGACATCCCGGCGGACTGGGATGCGCGCCGTGTCGAGATCACGATGCGCGACGACGACGCCGGCCGGATCTCCGAGGTGGTGCGATGA
- the yidC gene encoding membrane protein insertase YidC → MFNFFSLDIIYYPVSGIMWVWYKAFAFLLGPSNFFAWALSVMFLVFTLRAILYKPFVRQIRTTRQMQELQPQIKALQKKYGKDRQKMALEMQKLQREHGFNPILGCLPMLAQIPVFLGLYHVLMSFNRTQTGIGRLGLSVEENRSLGNYFFSATDVGHFLDANLFGAPLGATMIQKHGLEAFTEFHRPAVIAVGVPIMIAAGIATYFNSRASVARQSPEAAANPQTAMMNKLALYVFPLGVVVGGPFLPLAIILYWFSNNIWTFGQQHYVFGRIEKEEEQKKQEAIERRAANAPGPGAKPSRKKKAGADAEPGAADGVEITESAAVEEPASPADVTDGDGVNKSAARNGSVNRTPRPGARPKKRKR, encoded by the coding sequence GTGTTTAACTTCTTCAGCCTCGACATCATCTACTACCCGGTGTCGGGGATCATGTGGGTCTGGTACAAGGCGTTCGCCTTCCTCCTGGGCCCGTCCAACTTCTTCGCCTGGGCGCTGTCGGTGATGTTCCTGGTGTTCACCCTGCGCGCGATCCTCTACAAGCCGTTCGTCCGGCAGATCCGGACCACTCGCCAGATGCAGGAGCTCCAGCCTCAGATCAAGGCGCTGCAGAAGAAGTACGGCAAGGACCGGCAGAAGATGGCGCTGGAGATGCAGAAGCTGCAGCGCGAGCACGGGTTCAACCCGATCCTCGGCTGCCTACCGATGCTCGCGCAGATCCCGGTGTTCCTCGGCCTCTATCACGTGCTGATGTCCTTCAACCGGACCCAGACCGGCATCGGGCGCCTCGGTCTGTCGGTGGAGGAGAACCGCAGCCTCGGCAACTACTTCTTCAGTGCCACCGACGTGGGCCACTTCCTGGACGCGAACCTGTTCGGCGCGCCGCTGGGCGCGACGATGATCCAGAAGCACGGTCTGGAGGCGTTCACCGAGTTCCACCGGCCCGCCGTGATCGCCGTCGGTGTGCCGATCATGATCGCGGCCGGTATCGCGACGTACTTCAACAGCCGGGCATCGGTGGCACGCCAGAGTCCCGAGGCGGCCGCCAATCCGCAGACCGCGATGATGAACAAGCTTGCGCTGTACGTGTTCCCGCTGGGCGTCGTCGTCGGCGGTCCGTTCCTGCCGCTGGCGATCATCCTGTACTGGTTCTCGAACAACATCTGGACGTTCGGTCAGCAGCACTACGTGTTCGGCCGGATCGAGAAGGAAGAAGAGCAGAAGAAGCAGGAGGCCATCGAGCGACGCGCGGCCAACGCGCCGGGGCCGGGGGCCAAGCCGAGCCGGAAGAAGAAGGCCGGTGCGGACGCCGAGCCGGGAGCCGCCGACGGCGTGGAGATCACGGAGTCCGCAGCGGTCGAGGAGCCTGCGTCGCCGGCTGACGTGACGGACGGAGACGGTGTGAACAAGTCCGCGGCACGGAACGGGTCGGTGAACCGAACCCCCAGACCGGGCGCCCGGCCGAAGAAGCGGAAACGTTGA
- the yidD gene encoding membrane protein insertion efficiency factor YidD — MTSPPVRAAVFLIQLYRTTISPLRLPTCRFTPTCSQYAVEALTEFGLVRGGWLALVRLLKCGPWHNGGWDPIPDRGIERERHSDATAEGSGGAAEDRGVPVQQGKSLPRV, encoded by the coding sequence GTGACCTCTCCTCCGGTCCGCGCCGCGGTGTTCCTCATCCAGCTCTACCGCACTACCATCTCCCCGCTGCGTCTGCCGACGTGCCGCTTCACGCCGACCTGCAGTCAGTACGCCGTCGAGGCCCTGACCGAATTCGGGCTGGTACGCGGCGGCTGGCTGGCACTGGTCCGTCTGCTCAAGTGCGGTCCATGGCATAACGGAGGGTGGGATCCGATACCGGATCGCGGTATCGAGCGCGAACGTCACAGTGACGCCACAGCCGAAGGGTCAGGTGGCGCAGCCGAAGACCGGGGTGTGCCGGTTCAGCAAGGGAAGAGTCTGCCGCGTGTTTAA